The Bombyx mori chromosome 8, ASM3026992v2 genomic sequence AATTCAACAATACGGGAGCACTCCGTAGATATACGAAGGCAGAGTCGGTCTTGGCTTCATGACtgcaatttgttttaattaatctttTCCCCcgcttattcgctggtagccaaggggcctattccagctacgtccggacgggtaggtgagctcacgggctcaacctgagtgaatttgctaacacttgctagagcaagagcagcgcttcgaaGAATTTACgacctgatcggaaacgcgacccactgagagctAACTACAGTCtttacctgtgtgcttagtgcgagtttgtaAATAttctcgatagagtaaaagttaattcaaatttgaatgcagttggaatgtttgctgctaggggcgctgttccaactgcatacagatTTAACatagcttttacgctatcgataacgttaaaaaactcgcactaagcacactcgtTCATACAGCAGCCAGCAACTATTGTTATCCTACACAGGACCTGATGAATTCTAATAATCCAGACTTGATATTGTTGGAGGCTATTAGTTCTAAGGATAGCAGGAATCAAAGCACAGGTTACCTCGATTACTTCAACACCTTACACCGAGTTCGACGAAACGCGACACTTAGCCCACAACGTTAGTCCGCTCAGTTTCTCGCCACATCTTTTCTAcagatcgcgattccgatccagtaaaAGATGTTTTAAAGGAAGCAGCTGCCTTCGAGCCTTAGAGTTCACCCACCGGTTATGGCGATGCTGGAATGTCAcaaaaaaatcgcaaaaaaaGCCCAAAAATAAACCTATTAATAACGTATGGCATTAAGTATAAGTTAATGTGATTATTTTAGTATATCCATAGATTCAGTATATTCTATGTACTTTTGCAACTTATTGTACACTGCGAattcacaaaaatgtatttaacaaCTGACTATTGACTCTTCAGGTTAAGTTTAGCATATTATTACTTTTCCGCCCTTGGCAATAGGTACTATATCTCCCTTGCACCCACTATTGATAGATGTACATATCTGTAACAAATATTTCTATCCCGTTTACTCAGTGACATATAACACGAAGGATATTCGTCCTATTCAGTTTTAACCTAgcgtaataaaaaaacgtaataaaacgCTTGGGGAATGCATggtgatatttttaaataacaaaacggATTTGatatatgtctttttttttgagGATTAAATATACTAACGAAAAATGTTTTATCGTACAATTTTCTTACATTTTAAGAGAAACAATTATATAAAGCGGGTAAATAATCACGGAACATATCGATTGATCAATTAGTACCTCATGAGACTAACTTTTATGGTTTTATAGAAAACTTAAATGTACCTATATACGATGAAGCAGTTTTTGAAAGCCTAAAAGACTATGTAGGTACTTGTATTGTATgagtttttgaaatttaaacttGTCTATAACAcacaatatgtatatatataacgtTTTTTCATTGTATATTACGCATTTTTcacataaaatgtatttacaGTTGTTTAAACAAACGATTCCTTTTGTAGTAACCaagtttttaaaacaaaaataatgtttgttaATAGAAGTAATCGTAGTTATTAAAACAGGTTTCATTAACTTCAGCGTATCAGATAACGCCGatcgtaataattttataatgtataAATTTTATGGTGCAAGTGTTAAAACTAGCGTAGTGCTGATTGTATTGTTTACTAAGTTGTGTGGTTTGACAGAATGTCGACGGGTTAAGAGAGTTGTTAACGGAAATGAAGTTCGATGCGgtagttataaaattaattccaTAACTCACATTACTAATCTAAACTAGGCTTAATAATTCGCACCGTAACAAAGTTTAGTCAACAATTctttcttctccatcgctccctcattgctgaggatcgtgactccgttttagcttgtcgactgttagcctccatcggttccggtcagttgcctggtatagtgcagcgctaagtggtccgctggtttgctcggagatctggtcggaccaacgtttggggctccggcctctaggacgttttccttctactttcccagtgaccatcagacgttccaagttgtctacacctctgcgggcaacgtggccaaagtagcgtATGATGCAATTATACAAACATTAAATTACTGCATCCTacaaatgaatattaatatattactatatagaattcagaaatatttattcaaaccaTACCTTGACTGGTGCTGTAGGGCATATCCATAAATCACTATCCTGCATTTCTCTAAGGAAGCAGTCATGCGTAACGTTTTGAAGAGTGCAGCCGTTGTTTAATACAATTGAGtcttcgacctcatgcctcaaggcgTGTTACGACATTCAAGTTGTGATGTTTATATCCTTCGTTAACCATGTAACATAAAGTGGGACgtgagctcactgaaagaaaacTAGTTCGAAGTAGTGTCGGAacatgattaaaataaaacatctatTCTCGGCCGGAAGTTGTCAAATGTCTAAATAGACCCATTTTTCAGCCGCATGTTTTCTTAATAACTAAAGCGTTacccaaacaaaatattttatattaaaaacaaaaaatatgttgtaCTACAATTTTATCATGAAAATTTTACTGTTCAACTATAAAATCGCAGCTAATACAACGTTACTATTTGGCTTAGCATGAAAAACAGTCAAATCGCGAAATTATATCGCGAGGTACATGGCCAAGTTGCGCTACTGCCAAATTATGGATTGCATGTAATTGCGTAGTTTCTTCTCTTACGCAGGTACCGAACCTCGTGTGGGCTCCTTACATAGGAGAGACACACAGGAACATCTTTGTGGGGCAGTGGTTCTTTCTCGGAATTTCGCCATAACAGCAGCGCATTGTGTACATCTATCTGAAGACAATTATGTTCTCCAGCTTAATAATTACTGTATCAGAGATGGTGAAACTAGGCCAATAGctaaaattacgcaaattataacaaaTGATCTGTATGATAGGTGAAGTATAAAcattatgatttaaaatttgaaatgtaCACAAAAATCTCGAACAATGCAGAAAATCATTATTCCAAACTTGCATTGTTTAGTGGTGTTATAACTTTGATGCTATgattgtagacagacgagcaaacggcccacctgatgtgttaAATGttcaccgaagcccatagataacaACTTAAAAGCCATCACCCGCCTTGAGAGTGCTAAGCCTTAGTTTTTTTCTGAACAACGCTCTGAACTGCTCACTCCTATTCACATTATTATTCAGGGCATAAATAGGCAGTGTTATGGTACCTATATGTGGGGGCACACAAGATGCcgtaccgccagtaattacgcaaattatatttttgcggatatgatttttattacacgatgttattccttcacagtggaaatcATTCGTTAAcatttttgttaagtacgcatttcatcagaaaaattggtacctgcctgcgtgattcgaacaACAGGTACAGTCGCATAGCAAAATACGGAATGCACCAGGCCCTTATGACACGAGGACTTCAAAAATAACATTAGTTTCAATAGATTTTTTCGAATTtacgaggtgggtggcgcatttacgttgtagatgtctatgggctccagtaaccacttaacaccaggtgggctgtgagctcgtccatccagctaagcaataaaaaaaaaagatataagtcGAGGTTACTATTCTACTCTCTCtactttttatatataattttgccTACTGTTAGTAATATCGAGGAGTTATACTAGCTTCACCAAACGCGCCTGGGCCTGGGAGACTTTGCTAGCATCTGCCTTACCTGGAGCaatgcttcgctaaatctataATACCAtaatcggaatcacgacccactgtgaagatccggtaagaaacttagtggggctatattattatacaatttcatATTATTGCGACAAACAAAAAGTAATGCAAACATTTATTTGTAGTATCACAATATTTCTGATAACTACTATAGATTCGATTTAGAATCGAGAGATAAATGCGCCAGACGAGATGTATGATCGATCAATTATCAATGATTGATGATTTAAATCAAGATGAGATAAAAACTGCATTCAACACGTATTGCAACTTTATACCTACATAAACACATAatgcaaattatttattactttacacCAAAATGCtgtttgacttgttttttttataatataatacgatCAAACCACATTAAAATGTTCGGAAATGCTTATTTTCCCTAAGAAGACAAAATTTCTGGAACAGATACAAATTTAAGGAACTAAATTTAGACCACATAACTTGGCAATACTAGGCACTTTTGGTACATGTGTTCGTTAACGTAATGGGACGTTAACGTAATgggaataaatataatatttagtgCCCTCATCACATAAATTTAatcttttattgtttgttattattatttatgtaaaattaaagTTACGGTACCTACTCAAAATGTGACGGGAACGGTCCAAATGTAGATTTGCGCTGTCGTTACCGGGGAACTGAGTAAAAGCAGCCCCAAAGACCGCAACGACAAGAACCTCAAAGTAGCATCTTTGATAGAGGATGGGCAAACTCTTAGGTAGCGTTGGATTGATCCCCATTCAGTGCCCGATATTCCGCAGGATCACGGATCCGTGGATGAGACAGTcgtagaaaaatttaaaaatgcgCCTGGACGTTTTTTTAGTTAGCGTGAGATTTCATTTCTCCAATCGTGTGTATATCCCATTCTCTGACTGTGGACGTTGAACGATTGCGATCTCCCTTATTTTAAGACCTACGACATTTTCATTAATTCATACATCCTAATCATTTAAATCTTTTCAGTCTAAGTAAATTATGAAGTTTAcgaagaaaattttattttactagttTTAGAAATTacctctattttattattattatattatattattagcaaTGGTATACAATGTTTACAGGGCATCAAAAGCGCACGACATTGCTTTGTTGAGAATTACACTAGATTTGAATGACGCGAACTCTGAATGGCTTAATGAATCAGTGCTGCCGAGCTCCTCATTTGGTGTGTCAGGTAAACGGTATTCAGACAGACAGTGGGAAGATAATGATGCTTTTAAAATGCCTATCACATTACTGACAATTGAACTATTTAACTGTTAAAGTGGTCAAGTAATACAGTAATCTTTTATTGGCggaaatgtttaattaataGGAATACAAGTTTAACTTACTTAATGTTTAGAATTCACATAGTTACTGTGCAATTCATCGGACTacaatgtaatattttgaaGTATTTAAATGCAACTGAAATACATATATTGtatgtttacaataatattcGGCTATAtgtattaactagcgacccgcccggccctcgcttcgcttcggaaacaaaattttattattgatagccgagtcccgcgatgttacccgcggttattgtcgtatcgctggtgacaccgcggggcgaagctagtataaaaaagtctcgtcaaaatcggtcaagccgttccagagatatCTCGTGGGGTTCAGCCTGCGTTTGCAATGTAAGCggaaaaaaatgattatttacgacatcacattagaaacctcaaaaataacagtatttctccactatttaacggatgttattatacatatagaccttcctcttcaatcactctatctgttaaaaaaaaccgcatcaaaatccgttgcgtggtTTTAAGATTTATGCAtatatagggatatagggacaaagaaaacgactttgttttatactatgtagtgatgtagcGTAATGTAGTAGTGGTATAGTAGTGTCGTATCAAACGATACCTATAGTAcatgttaatatatattttatacattaagattagtaaaaaaatcataacattgCAGGTGAATGTACTATTTACGGCTACGGTTACAAGGATGTTAACACAATGAAGACATCGGATGTGTTGTCATCCGGTGAAGTTATAATAATTTCGCTGGACGAATGTACACAAAAATTGGGACCGTTCGTAGCGCCACAACCAGACAGCGGAATGATGTGCGCTATTGGTTATGGAGTAGATGCTTGTCAGGTTAATTTCATCAcatatgaggcctataaaatcaaaggcagctaaatccaagtttgttaaatattcaggtaaactacaaaaatcggccctaaacacgtcattacggatcctcccgatccatcgaagtactgctcttgttgggccagtgttagcaacacgctgaaataactttgttcggatagctacgatattctttattttaaagcagatttataaagaatgagaatatcactaataatctgaattttaaatgataaaacttcgtttattagtactgagtaaaaataaaatttttgaactgaatttgttagaaatttagctgcatttgttataacatgaaaacactaaagcgtgtccaactaactaaacaagatagcgccattgttaatccattttacgacattatggcgtttagctgcctttgattttataggcgtCATATTTCATCTCTAAATTCATATTAATTCGTTCAGTAATCAAAGGTATTTTTCTGTAACCACCCCATACCTTATAGTTTCAGAAAAAAATtcacagaaaataataatatgtatttcatgAGTACCTGCATAATCAGCCTGTTCGCGATTTCGATGACACTCGAAACAATCTTAAACTGCGtggcaaattaaaaaaagaccATCATGAGTTGCCACTTCTCCCATTTACTTCTTGTTGTAAAGAACGGAACTCTCTTAATCGGAAAGTTCTATAATGTAGACGACGATATAAAGTAATGTCGTATACCTACTTCCTAAATAGTACTTACCTGTACTAGTGGGATTTTTAAGTACATTTTTGTCCTGATAAATTGTTTTCCTCATATATTCACTTACAGGGTGATTCGGGTAGTCCCTTGATATGCGAAGGTTTAATACAAGGCATCAGTAGCTACGGAATGAGCTGCGGTGTATCGAATCTTCCCGGAATATACACCAGCATAGGTGCTCACCTGGACTTCATACAAAACGCAATTCAAACACAGAACCAAATAAAAACCAATGCTTCTGCGAATATTGAATAAAGTTTcagttaaaaaatttcaaattaaattttgatagtCAATTTACAGAACCGATTGGGGCTAATTCTCagctatattttatttgtttgtattttatagtTTGTGATTCTTAATTGTTAATTGGTGCTATTCATCTTGTCTATATactttagataaaaaaataaacgagattttgaatttagttttttattacacaacaaTACACATACGGAACAGCGTTTTACCCTGCCACACATTATACGATTTTACTGTCTGCTGAGTGTTTCAAGTACTATTACACATGAATAGTTTGAGATTAAATAGTTGAAAGTATGACTGACCTTTAATTATGTATAGTGTGCACGTTAATATGATTTTCAGACAGGCGTCTTACAATGTGCGGCCGAGCATTAACAAGCGGTCTGTGAACGAATCAAATCTAAAAATACAAAACTTGTGTACAACAAATAACGATACTAGGAAAATTATATTCATAACCTACAAAAGGTACAGTATTAAAATTGTTGATAtcataaatatcataaattattgtttttgtgaCAATCAGTAggttctacttttttttaaatcaaacccTGAGCTTTCCTGCTTTCATTTGTACTTTTTACTATTAGTTTTACTCAACTCAACTATGAACAAGTTACCCTTTGCattcattgatatttttatgttaCTAGGAAACGTACCGTAGATTGGGGGAATcgggaccctttccaaatccatcacaaattttcaatggtttttcttagTACCCCCTTTCTAGTAAcccaataccaataaaattgagattaacatggttccggaggcttaaatttttatatacgatgcgttattataaatagttcattacaaactatacacaaaaacaaaaaaaactagcttgacccgattcaccttggctttggggtgaacaaggttacgtatggggacaatagtttttcgatagggcacTTTAGTTGTTGGataggtacctaactttaggtaattatctttttaatatatttaatgagttacaaatcTTTGATGACgaaattaaactattatatttaatatttctaaacactaaataaaagtaattttcagttcAAGAAAGTTAAATTTgacaactcaacaaaagtattgtgacatcccagatttgtccctatttaaCTTTAGTCTCTATgccccccaatctactgtagtTAAATTGCCTAATCAAAAAGCGAAGTTAAATTGACAGTGTGCAGGGCACATGGCTTGTAGAACTGACAGCCCATATATTTCTGAGTGACGGCTACGTACCGACCAGGTAGCGTGGGACGGCCTCTCGCCAACCGAGAATACATCGATAATCGTATCGATTATTGACAATAATCGATTATTGACAAGCCTAACGTTGcccgaagtccatagacataacGGCTACAATGCCCTAGCCATCTGGTTTGAAGCAGAAATCAACAAGACgatagtccaaactaattttgGGTCAATTCATTTTCTTTCTGAGTGCATACGATTATTTGTTGTTAGTAAAGTAAAACGGGTCCATactctatataaataagtaccatattttagtttcatttaaCATTCAATAcatatatcaataaaattttgatacATCGACACAACCATTCATAATAGTTAATAGCATAGCTCATATTTATCAACGTATTTAATATCGACATATTAACACTAATAATCATCtgaataaaaacatttcaatattctAATGCTATACCATCGGAATGTCtccgataaaaaaatattaacatgatCATATTTTTTGGAACATTTAAATgcatttatatataatactaaACTACAAAGCGTTTTGATTGCCTACTAACACACAACTACAATTTAATTTGAGTAATAACtacaaaaatgtaaaaaattgtCAGAATGAATAATCACTCTTCAGTCTAAAGTTAGCGAAAGTACAATATTCCGAAATCTTGCGCAGTCGCACGTCGTCAATGCGattttttaaggaaatagcCATAGTCACAATCTTTAAATAACTCTCGTCTTTGGAATATCACGCCAGTGTAATGAAAGTAGCGTAATTTTAAAGAATTCGCTTAACTGATTTTGATATAGAGGCTTAAATTGATGATCTGTAGAATCACAGGCCATAGACAAGTACCTAATCGGACTGTTAGGTATGTACTAGTTTatcgataatattttattaataattgtttttttttaaattcgataGATTTATAAATGTCTTGTTCATTCAAATCGAACCTCCTTTACTTTATTACTATTGTTGCTATAAAGGACGCAAGTTAACATTaatttttgtaggcagcggcttggctctgcccctggcattgctgaagtccatgggcgacggtaaccactcaccatcaggtgggccgtatgcccgtctgcctacaaaggcaataaaaataaaaaataaaaaataaattttcaagtaATATATACTATCCTTCAAATATACTATCAACTGTAGAGTGCACTTCATAATACATTGAAGCCTTATGTAATAAAAGGAAACAGAAATTAACCTAAACAAAACATcagaaatttaaatacaaattcatATTGCACGTTACTGACATGACGCATTCGTCGTCATAAGGAATTTATAtaagaaaaaattgttttaacttataactacaaacagacaaatactaaataacaaaattagCATAGTCGTTAATTTCTTTATGAAGGGTGTAAGGTAACCGTCCCAGAGTAGAATGGAAATAATGCAGTCTGATAGGCGGTGGACAGCATTAATCACAGATTTGGTCCTagccgatcctgtagaccgaatagcaaacagtcgacgtcgccctaaacacgtcattacggatcttcccgatccattaacggtgcttttagataccacaagcaccggtcaccgtcctcatcgaacccgtcgcttgcgacgaagggctcgacgagtgaattaacccatagacacggcccactgagtttctcaccagatcttctcagtgggtcgcgtttccgatccggtagtagattctgcgaagcactgctcttgctagggtcagtgttagcaacactcccggtttgaaccccgtgagctcccctacacgtcaaggagaagct encodes the following:
- the LOC101738361 gene encoding enteropeptidase, with the translated sequence MYKFYGASVKTSVVLIVLFTKLCGLTECRRVKRVVNGNEVRCGTEPRVGSLHRRDTQEHLCGAVVLSRNFAITAAHCVHLSEDNYVLQLNNYCIRDGETRPIAKITQIITNDLYDSGNHSLTFLLSTHFIRKIGTCLRDSNNRASKAHDIALLRITLDLNDANSEWLNESVLPSSSFGVSGECTIYGYGYKDVNTMKTSDVLSSGEVIIISLDECTQKLGPFVAPQPDSGMMCAIGYGVDACQGDSGSPLICEGLIQGISSYGMSCGVSNLPGIYTSIGAHLDFIQNAIQTQNQIKTNASANIE